The sequence TGCTACCAACAAATGTATTTTTTTGGATCCTCGCAAATCTTTAGTACCTTACTGGAGTTCTATGGTAAAagtagagtttttttttatacaatgagagagagagagagttttTTTATACAATGAGAGAGAGCGGAGAGCGGGGTATTTCTTGTTTAAGTATAAACTACTTAAACTATTCATTTGAACCCAAAAATAAATCCTGGTAATTATGATAGATTAGAAAACATACAATCTGTAATTTCAACATTACCAAATATCCCGAAGAAATTAAAGAATTCACTATGGTACGGCTAAAGGCCACTAAACAGCTGATGATATGCAGCTGCAGTCTGTGtatcatcataattattaagCATGCTTAGTTGATTGATGACAGAATAGGTcccatttttggaaaaaaaaaatattacaagttTTTTCTCCTCATTATTCCGCATGGAGGATTTCTTTTGTCCATTTATGATAATCATTCGGGAATTGTTAAAAGTTGGAAAAATGGGCAGGGTCAGGGCTAGATTTTTATGTCTGTACATATTATGGAATCTTTTAGAACCGCCATTAATTTTCACATCTAGAATGTGATCGAGTTTTCCCTTATCCTATTTACTCCCTAAATCTCAGCTATTCAACAAtgacaatttaattttttgaaacgATGTTTAGTTACTTGCAAAAACAATCTAAactaaacaaaatgaaaaacaaGTAAACTTTCTTTTGAAATGTCAAGTCCCTCTGTTGCAAGACATTTCTATTTAATCTCAGTATGCGGTGAACGAAGGTAAGGTTTTGGAAGCAATCTAAGAAGATATTACTATGTTGTATGAGTTCTGACGCCTTCTTTGCTATATATACTTCAATAATCTCTTTGACCTTTTTCATTGCATGGGAATTGATGCTTTCACTATTACTTCCAGTCTATCATCGTTCCTCTGATAATCAGATTGGAGTAATGGTTGCTCATAACAAAGAGTTCCTATTTCATTTTATCACCAACTTTAAAGTATATCGGATTTTTTCTTATGATTGTGGGAAATATTAATCCAAAAAGACCTAAAATGTTTTAGCTAGATATGTTAGTCATACTCATTGTTTTGCGGGCCAACCTACAGGTTTTATGTGGCAGAAGTTCTTCTTGCATTAGAGTATTTGCACATGCTTGGCATCATTTACAGAGATCTTAAACCAGAAAACGTTTTAGTAAGGGAAGATGGTCATATGATGCTGTCAGATTTCGACCTCTCCTTAAGATGTGCCGTGAGCCCAATTTTAGTCAAAGCCTCGGTTCCTAACGCAGAATCCAAAAATCAAGGCTACTGTGTGTGTCCAGCCTTCTTGCACCGAACCATCGTGTGTGATCCAGCCAGCTTGTATACAACCGACATGTTTTGGACCACGTTTCcttaaaaattcgaaaaaaagaaaagaaatccaAGCCAAAAACAGAAATATGTAATCACGTCACCCCTCTTCCTGAACTTATAGCCGAACCCACAAATGCTCGATCCATGTCCTTTGTAGGCACACATGAATACTTGGCACCCGAAATAATCAAAGGCGAAGGCCATGGCAGTGCAGTGGATTGGTGGACGTTTGGGATCTTTCTTTACGAGCTATTGTTAGGGAGAACTCCTTTTAAGGGTGCCGGAACTAGAGCTACTTTGTTTAATGTTGTTGGACAGTCGTTGAGGTTTCCCGAAACGCCTCCCGTTAGCTTTGCTGCAAGAGATTTGATCAGAGGCTTACTTGTGAAAGAGCCACAGCGTCGCCTTGCGTATAGAAGGGGGCAACCGAAATGAAACAGCATCCCTTTTTTCAGAGCGTGAATTGGGCTCTTATACGTTGTGCCGCGCCGCCAGACGTGCCACCACCATTCTTGGTGCCCCATGCAGGAACACCTGCACCACCCACAGCTGAGAAAGTCCAAGGTGTAGATGTGAAAGCTTCACGTAATTACTTTGAGATTGATTTCTTCTGATCGTTTCTTTAATGCCTTGAGAGTTGTGTTCCATTGCATTGGATCAATTATATATGAAGGGAAGTTGTTTCATTACAAGGAAGGCAAAAATATGTATCcttaaatgaatatatataatgttGATTGATTCAATGCATTTTTTTTCGTTCCAtctttttgtttatatatatgtttcattACAAGGAAGGCAAAAATATGTATCCTTAAATGAATATNGATCCACTCAATAATAAATAACATGGTCAAGTACATCGTATACGTCAAATTTGAATGAAACGATTACTATTTTATCCTCTTATTATTAAAAGTGAAGTTGAGTCACGTAAACCtatcattattttatataatattaaactattataaaaaagaatttatatacaaataaataaaattttaaaaatctacaaaatatgaattaaaaaatttatcacgTAGAAGGGATATATCGAAACTCGTCGAATGAGATAAATCCAAATGTGGTAATACATTTGGAATTTGTTTGtcagattttatttatttattatatgattaacttaaaaaaatcaaagatttaaattattatattttacacaCCCACCTAGAAAATGCGCCTGCGTTATTCCGCCCAATCATATGTACTTTCTCCACTCCCCCAAATAAATTTCTTCGAGTCGACCAATTCTCGCACGTAACTACCGCATTTTCTTCCAGACTGTCAGCTCTTATGGCAGGAGAATCTGCCAGTTTTTCAACCACCGTCGCCTCCGCCGAGGGGGAGAACACCGATTACGGCTTCGAGCGCGCGGAGATGTACCAGGGCAACCTTGCCGGGACGGTTAACCCGTACGAACGTCATTTGTTCCTCTGCTACAAGTCTCACGAGTCGTGGCCTTCTCACATAGAAAATTCTGAATCCGATCCGCTACCAACGCTGCTTGCTTCCGCTCTCAAAGCTAGGAAAAAGGACTTCCAAGTTCAGGtatgttaaataatattgaaTACGTCTGAGTATATGTTTTCTGGTACCAGTAGTTGGAAAttactcactaggtgtgttaaTATGAATTGAATCATTTATGTTTCGTTTGATGTTGGATCTCGGATTAGCTTTTGAAGGAATGAGAATGAAATCGAATGCGGAATCCATTTACACTGGATTCCACATTTGGATCTCGGTTTTGCTATTCGATGGATGAgtgaaatgaaaaacaaaaggCGTACTTCAGTTAACTGGCTTTCACAGTATCATCCATTTGGACACGATCGATTATTCTTTGTTCCTGATATGTGTTTGTGATACGTTTGGATTTTACTGAATGTAACTTGGTTTTGTAGACTCGGTTGACTATATGTGAGGGAGGCGATGATGTGAAGTTATCGGAAGGAGATGTTGTGATTTTTCCTGACATGATCATATACAGGTAATTGTTTCCATGGTTTTCCTCCATTCTGTTATTGAAGTAGGTGAGGTACTGGTTGAAGCTGTTCTGTGGCAGTTAATGCAATGGGCTAGGAACATATTTATACATGCATTTGGTGTTCCATGTGATTTGATTGCGATTCCCACACTTATAATATATTTGGATTCTCCAATTTCTATGGTTTAATAAGTGAAGTCGGTGGCTTGAATTACGATTTTCCTTTTGCTTCATGTCATATATTGGGGCAATTTATTCTTActataatcattatttattccTTATTAAATCAGGATGTTataacttattatttttaaagttggCTTGCTCAACTGTCATAATGTTAATTTGTTGTGGGCACTGATATAATCTTTTCGTTTACTGAAGGGGCTTGAAAGACTCAGACGTGGATAGCTTTGTCGATGATGTGGTTGTTAATGGCAATCCTTGGGTATCTGGGATCCCAAATGAGTTAACTGGTTCTTATGTGTTTGTCTGTGCTCATAACAACCGAGACCGAAGATGTGGTGTTTGTGGTCCAGTTCTGATTGAGAAGTTCAAAGAGGAGATTGAATTCAGGAATTTGAGGAACCAGGTTTTTGTTACTGCTTGCTCACATGTAGGTGGTCACAAATATGCAGGCAATGTGATAATTTTTAGTGCAGATCCGGAAGGAAAAATTGTTGGTAACTGGTGAGATACCTTTCACTCTTTGTTTTTATTGTCCTTGAGTATTTGCGCGGGACATGTCCTGGATGCATGTTTGAAAATCTTGTATCTGTTGCACATATCTTTACATCATATAAATTTTCTCACATTGTTT comes from Primulina huaijiensis isolate GDHJ02 chromosome 5, ASM1229523v2, whole genome shotgun sequence and encodes:
- the LOC140976104 gene encoding altered inheritance of mitochondria protein 32-like, which produces MAGESASFSTTVASAEGENTDYGFERAEMYQGNLAGTVNPYERHLFLCYKSHESWPSHIENSESDPLPTLLASALKARKKDFQVQTRLTICEGGDDVKLSEGDVVIFPDMIIYRGLKDSDVDSFVDDVVVNGNPWVSGIPNELTGSYVFVCAHNNRDRRCGVCGPVLIEKFKEEIEFRNLRNQVFVTACSHVGGHKYAGNVIIFSADPEGKIVGNWYGYVTPNDVAELLDRQIVKGEVIDRIWRGQMGGKVKETEKVDESKLANGTTVANNVIQPQENAIEEKAQRSASCCQGANGFSCCRDENTEQKQDKNKGGLSCWTSKLEHRHVLTTVAIAGAIGTIALAYAFYKRAR